The following proteins are co-located in the Zonotrichia albicollis isolate bZonAlb1 chromosome 1, bZonAlb1.hap1, whole genome shotgun sequence genome:
- the LOC113460896 gene encoding uncharacterized protein LOC113460896 isoform X2 — protein sequence MGVPNYGNKEQCPTSIRKPGDWFGRGADPKHCGRARATEFSIRKGIRSYNCLRLVFTQCFAARPEVSKSPIPSLSGISWGQFFTAQTSACYCFLVRTPSRLSLTGQPTPPFIPVIFISHSCHPIKDITAAAHQEQLGPTGARPIYRYSSTIFPLFLLLTDIQVLYRYSSTIEGKPIGLLSLCGLVEKSKGRRKPFHFSEPGKGT from the exons ATGGGTGTCCCTAATTATGG AAATAAGGAACAATGCCCAACATCCATCAGAAAGCCAGGAGACTGGTTTGGAAGAGGAGCTGATCCTAAACACTGTGG TAGAGCAAGAGCAACAGAATTCTCAATTCGCAAAGGAATAAGAAGCTACAACTGCCTACGTCTGGTGTTTACACAGTGCTTTGCGGCAAGACCTGAAGTGAGCAAG agtcccataccttctctcAGTGGTATTTCTTGGGGAcagttcttcacagcacagacttCTGCTTGCTACTGCTTCTTAGTCAGGACTCCTTCCAGACTCTCCCTGACTGGCCAACCCActcccccttttatcccagttatcttcattagccacagctgccacccaattaaggacatcacagctgcagcccatcaagAACAACTGGGACCTACCGGGGCAAGGCctatatacagatattcaagtactatatttccccttttccttttacTTACAGATATTCAAGTACTATACAGATATTCAAGTACTATAGAGGGAAAGCCCATAGGTTTACTTTCTCTGTGTGGTTTGGTGGAGAAATcaaaaggcaggagaaagcCTTTCCATTTCAGTGAGCCTGGCAAAGGAACATGA
- the LOC113460896 gene encoding uncharacterized protein LOC113460896 isoform X3 codes for MGVPNYGNKEQCPTSIRKPGDWFGRGADPKHCGARATEFSIRKGIRSYNCLRLVFTQCFAARPEVSKSPIPSLSGISWGQFFTAQTSACYCFLVRTPSRLSLTGQPTPPFIPVIFISHSCHPIKDITAAAHQEQLGPTGARPIYRYSSTIFPLFLLLTDIQVLYRYSSTIEGKPIGLLSLCGLVEKSKGRRKPFHFSEPGKGT; via the exons ATGGGTGTCCCTAATTATGG AAATAAGGAACAATGCCCAACATCCATCAGAAAGCCAGGAGACTGGTTTGGAAGAGGAGCTGATCCTAAACACTGTGG AGCAAGAGCAACAGAATTCTCAATTCGCAAAGGAATAAGAAGCTACAACTGCCTACGTCTGGTGTTTACACAGTGCTTTGCGGCAAGACCTGAAGTGAGCAAG agtcccataccttctctcAGTGGTATTTCTTGGGGAcagttcttcacagcacagacttCTGCTTGCTACTGCTTCTTAGTCAGGACTCCTTCCAGACTCTCCCTGACTGGCCAACCCActcccccttttatcccagttatcttcattagccacagctgccacccaattaaggacatcacagctgcagcccatcaagAACAACTGGGACCTACCGGGGCAAGGCctatatacagatattcaagtactatatttccccttttccttttacTTACAGATATTCAAGTACTATACAGATATTCAAGTACTATAGAGGGAAAGCCCATAGGTTTACTTTCTCTGTGTGGTTTGGTGGAGAAATcaaaaggcaggagaaagcCTTTCCATTTCAGTGAGCCTGGCAAAGGAACATGA